Proteins found in one Coffea eugenioides isolate CCC68of chromosome 5, Ceug_1.0, whole genome shotgun sequence genomic segment:
- the LOC113770477 gene encoding reticulon-like protein B17 isoform X2 produces MPYSKNPSKFPKSLPRNPKSMDPTPPYHRSDPKSRTKSASRLSKLRYYNEQNEVTTPNLSLEIVPSSPTMASPSPSKSPYGLPLHELLLLSPSPLRRSKTRLADRLEMADDAAAAEGNGARKRFKNRNASLGLLAHASPRNNRRSRRRLEQDMREEKDFGGGEDMVVKPRKKRHSETNDEYECNLDGVRQVISDLIMWKDVAKSSLWFGFGSLCFVSSCFTSGINVSIFSVMSQLGLLFLGLSFFTNSVRQRDGIGNNREFKLKDEDILRVGRLILPAANLAISKTRELFSGEPAMTLKVVPFLLLGAEYGHLLTLRRLCALGFFISFTCPKLYSSYSVQICRKVNYLQSWMLERWRACSHKKVVAASAVTAFWNLTSIRIRIFAAFICLVIVRYSRQHQHLEAKVEEEVEAAKEPEQEEELQRAMIVVENEPKK; encoded by the exons ATGCCATACTCAAAAAAcccatcaaaatttccaaaatctttGCCAAGGAATCCGAAATCCATGGATCCAACACCTCCTTATCATCGATCTGACCCCAAAAGCAGAACCAAATCGGCCTCAAGACTCTCAAAACTCCGCTACTACAACGAGCAAAACGAAGTAACAACCCCAAATCTTTCTCTTGAAATTGTCCCTTCTTCACCAACTATGGCCTCTCCTTCACCTTCAAAGTCTCCTTACGGGCTTCCTCTTCACGAACTCCTACTTCTTTCGCCTTCTCCTCTAAGAAGATCGAAAACCCGTCTCGCGGATAGGCTTGAAATGGCTGATGATGCAGCAGCTGCCGAGGGAAATGGGGCTCGGAAGAGATTCAAGAATAGGAATGCTTCTCTCGGATTGCTGGCTCATGCTTCTCCGAGGAATAATAGGCGGTCAAGGAGACGGTTGGAGCAAGATATGAGGGAAGAGAAGGATTTTGGTGGTGGAGAAGATATGGTGGTGAAGCCAAGGAAGAAAAGGCATAGTG AAACAAATGATGAGTATGAGTGTAATCTGGATGGGGTTAGGCAAGTGATAAGTGACTTGATTATGTGGAAAGATGTTGCAAAATCGAGCCTTTGGTTTGGTTTTGGTTCACTTTGCTTCGTCTCTTCTTGCTTTACAAGTGGCATCAACGTTAG CATTTTCTCAGTCATGTCTCAGCTGGGGCTTTTGTTTTTGGGATTGTCATTCTTCACAAACTCAGTCCGTCAAAG GGATGGTATTGGAAATAACCGTGAATTTAAGCTAAAGGATGAAGACATCTTAAGAGTAGGGAGATTGATACTTCCAGCTGCGAATCTAGCAATTTCAAAGACAAGGGAGCTGTTTTCAGGCGAGCCAGCAATGACCCTAAAG GTAGTACCATTCCTACTTCTTGGAGCTGAGTACGGCCATCTTTTAACTCTACGGAGACTATGTGCACTTG GCTTCTTTATCAGCTTTACTTGTCCGAAGCTATACTCCTCTTACTCGGTTCAGATATGCAGAAAAG TTAATTATCTACAATCTTGGATGTTGGAGAGATGGAGAGCTTGCTCTCATAAGAAGGTTGTGGCAGCATCAGCGGTGACAGCTTTTTGGAATCTGACAAGCATCAGAATCCGAATCTTTGCAG CATTCATATGTCTAGTAATAGTTAGATACTCTAGGCAACATCAACATTTAGAAGCAAAGGTTGAAGAAGAGGTCGAAGCAGCCAAGGAACCTGAGCAGGAGGAGGAGCTACAGCGGGCGATGATTGTTGTAGAAAATGAGCCAAAGAAGTAA
- the LOC113770477 gene encoding reticulon-like protein B17 isoform X1, giving the protein MPYSKNPSKFPKSLPRNPKSMDPTPPYHRSDPKSRTKSASRLSKLRYYNEQNEVTTPNLSLEIVPSSPTMASPSPSKSPYGLPLHELLLLSPSPLRRSKTRLADRLEMADDAAAAEGNGARKRFKNRNASLGLLAHASPRNNRRSRRRLEQDMREEKDFGGGEDMVVKPRKKRHSGGRSKKDKLSLVPSIPSPKTNDEYECNLDGVRQVISDLIMWKDVAKSSLWFGFGSLCFVSSCFTSGINVSIFSVMSQLGLLFLGLSFFTNSVRQRDGIGNNREFKLKDEDILRVGRLILPAANLAISKTRELFSGEPAMTLKVVPFLLLGAEYGHLLTLRRLCALGFFISFTCPKLYSSYSVQICRKVNYLQSWMLERWRACSHKKVVAASAVTAFWNLTSIRIRIFAAFICLVIVRYSRQHQHLEAKVEEEVEAAKEPEQEEELQRAMIVVENEPKK; this is encoded by the exons ATGCCATACTCAAAAAAcccatcaaaatttccaaaatctttGCCAAGGAATCCGAAATCCATGGATCCAACACCTCCTTATCATCGATCTGACCCCAAAAGCAGAACCAAATCGGCCTCAAGACTCTCAAAACTCCGCTACTACAACGAGCAAAACGAAGTAACAACCCCAAATCTTTCTCTTGAAATTGTCCCTTCTTCACCAACTATGGCCTCTCCTTCACCTTCAAAGTCTCCTTACGGGCTTCCTCTTCACGAACTCCTACTTCTTTCGCCTTCTCCTCTAAGAAGATCGAAAACCCGTCTCGCGGATAGGCTTGAAATGGCTGATGATGCAGCAGCTGCCGAGGGAAATGGGGCTCGGAAGAGATTCAAGAATAGGAATGCTTCTCTCGGATTGCTGGCTCATGCTTCTCCGAGGAATAATAGGCGGTCAAGGAGACGGTTGGAGCAAGATATGAGGGAAGAGAAGGATTTTGGTGGTGGAGAAGATATGGTGGTGAAGCCAAGGAAGAAAAGGCATAGTGGTGGTAGGTCTAAGAAGGATAAGCTCAGTTTGGTCCCTTCAATTCCGTCACCAA AAACAAATGATGAGTATGAGTGTAATCTGGATGGGGTTAGGCAAGTGATAAGTGACTTGATTATGTGGAAAGATGTTGCAAAATCGAGCCTTTGGTTTGGTTTTGGTTCACTTTGCTTCGTCTCTTCTTGCTTTACAAGTGGCATCAACGTTAG CATTTTCTCAGTCATGTCTCAGCTGGGGCTTTTGTTTTTGGGATTGTCATTCTTCACAAACTCAGTCCGTCAAAG GGATGGTATTGGAAATAACCGTGAATTTAAGCTAAAGGATGAAGACATCTTAAGAGTAGGGAGATTGATACTTCCAGCTGCGAATCTAGCAATTTCAAAGACAAGGGAGCTGTTTTCAGGCGAGCCAGCAATGACCCTAAAG GTAGTACCATTCCTACTTCTTGGAGCTGAGTACGGCCATCTTTTAACTCTACGGAGACTATGTGCACTTG GCTTCTTTATCAGCTTTACTTGTCCGAAGCTATACTCCTCTTACTCGGTTCAGATATGCAGAAAAG TTAATTATCTACAATCTTGGATGTTGGAGAGATGGAGAGCTTGCTCTCATAAGAAGGTTGTGGCAGCATCAGCGGTGACAGCTTTTTGGAATCTGACAAGCATCAGAATCCGAATCTTTGCAG CATTCATATGTCTAGTAATAGTTAGATACTCTAGGCAACATCAACATTTAGAAGCAAAGGTTGAAGAAGAGGTCGAAGCAGCCAAGGAACCTGAGCAGGAGGAGGAGCTACAGCGGGCGATGATTGTTGTAGAAAATGAGCCAAAGAAGTAA